From one Macaca nemestrina isolate mMacNem1 unplaced genomic scaffold, mMacNem.hap1 Scaffold_157, whole genome shotgun sequence genomic stretch:
- the LOC139361311 gene encoding testis-specific chromodomain protein Y 2-like produces the protein MASQEFEVETIVDKRQDKNGNTVYLVRWKGYDKQDDTWEPEHHLMNCEKCIHDFNRRQTEKQKKLEWTRTSRICSNNARRRTSRSTKADYTKSSPKMLVTGKQHGSKSSQLFAASKNVRRKAALLLTDAKDMELVNSTLKTFAPDSPVDNKKAVSGFQELKKLDPIAVDQQDMVDFKVTEGKPIRDPLSGPSAEQAGIENRTLLQPLMSQMSGSVTASVATSSAPQKAIVVLIDPLAATGTADTHTSVPRVKGGKRHVTDDGRDQSFVKKMYFTIRLTESASTYRDIVVKKEDGFTQILLSTRSTEKNALNTEVIKEMVNALNRAAADDSKLVLLSAAGSVFCCGLDFGYFVKHLRNDRNKASFEMVNTIKNFVNTFIQFKKPIVVSVNGPAIGLGASVLPLCDLVWATEKAWFQTPYTTFGQSPDGCSTVTFPKIMGEASANEMFIAGRKLTAREACAKGLVSQVFLTGTFTEEVMIQIRKLSLHNAVVLEECKALVRCNIKMELEKANERECEVLRKIWGSAQGVESMVKYVENQINEF, from the coding sequence ATGGcttcccaggagtttgaggttgaaACTATTGTTGACAAAAGACAAGACAAAAATGGGAATACAGTGTATTTGGTTCGGTGGAAAGGTTATGACAAACAGGATGACACTTGGGAACCAGAACATCACCTCATGAACTGTGAAAAATGTATACATGATTTTAATAGACGACagactgagaaacagaaaaaactagAATGGACCAGGACAAGTAGAATTTGTTCAAACAATGCCAGAAGAAGAACTTCCAGATCTACCAAAGCAGACTATACTAAGAGCTCTCCTAAAATGCTAGTGACTGGCAAACAACACGGATCCAAAAGCAGCCAGTTATTTGCTGCCAGCAAGAACGTTAGGAGAAAGGCAGCTTTACTTCTCACCGACGCAAAGGATATGGAGTTAGTAAATTCAACCCTCAAGACATTTGCACCTGACAGTCCTGTGGACAACAAGAAAGCTGTGAGCGGCTTTCAGGAACTCAAGAAACTGGACCCTATTGCAGTAGATCAGCAGGACATGGTGGACTTCAAGGTGACAGAAGGGAAACCAATCAGGGACCCTTTGTCAGGTCCCAGTGCAGAACAGGCTGGAATAGAGAACAGGACCCTGCTACAGCCACTAATGTCTCAGATGTCTGGTTCAGTTACTGCTTCTGTGGCCACAAGCTCAGCTCCCCAAAAAGCTATAGTGGTATTAATAGACCCGTTAGCAGCCACTGGAACAGCAGACACACATACATCAGTTCCAAGAGTGAAAGGTGGCAAAAGACATGTTACTGATGATGGCAGAGACCAGTCTTTTGTCAAGAAAATGTACTTCACCATAAGGCTAACAGAGAGTGCCAGCACATACAGAGACATTGTAGTGAAGAAAGAGGATGGATTCACCCAGATATTGCTATCAACCAGATCGACAGAAAAAAATGCACTGAATACAGAAGTAATTAAAGAAATGGTGAATGCTCTGAATAGGGCTGCTGCAGATGACAGCAAGCTTGTGTTACTCAGTGCAGCTGGAAGTGTGTTTTGTTGCGGTCTTGATTTTGGGTATTTTGTGAAGCATTTAAGGAATGACAGAAACAAAGCAAGCTTTGAAATGGTGAACACCATCAAGAACTTTGTGAATACCTTTATTCAGTTTAAAAAGCCTATTGTTGTATCAGTCAATGGCCCTGCCATTGGACTTGGTGCTTCCGTTCTGCCCCTTTGTGACCTAGTGTGGGCAACTGAAAAGGCGTGGTTCCAAACCCCTTATACAACATTTGGACAGAGTCCAGATGGATGTTCTACTGTTACATTTCCAAAAATCATGGGTGAAGCATCTGCCAATGAAATGTTTATTGCTGGGCGAAAACTGACAGCGCGGGAGGCATGTGCCAAAGGCCTGGTCTCTCAGGTGTTCTTGACTGGAACTTTCACCGAAGAGGTTATGATTCAAATTAGGAAGCTTTCCTTACATAATGCAGTTGTGCTAGAAGAATGTAAGGCCCTTGTTCGCTGCAATATTAAGATGGAGTTGGAAAAGGCCAATGAGAGAGAGTGTGAGGTGCTGAGGAAGATCTGGGGCTCAGCCCAAGGGGTCGAATCCATGGTAAAGTATGttgaaaatcaaattaatgaGTTTTAA